The following proteins come from a genomic window of Streptococcus pneumoniae:
- the dtd gene encoding D-aminoacyl-tRNA deacylase, whose protein sequence is MKIIIQRVKKAQVSIEGQIQGKINQGLLLLVGVGPEDQEEDLDYAVRKLVNMRIFSDAEGKMNLSVKDIEGEILSISQFTLFADTKKGNRPAFTGAAKPDMASDFYDAFNQKLAQEVPVQTGIFGADMQVELVNNGPVTIILDTKKR, encoded by the coding sequence ATGAAAATCATTATCCAACGGGTTAAAAAAGCCCAAGTGAGTATAGAAGGCCAGATTCAGGGAAAAATCAATCAGGGACTTTTATTGCTGGTTGGTGTTGGACCAGAGGACCAAGAGGAAGATTTGGACTATGCTGTGAGAAAACTGGTCAATATGCGGATTTTTTCAGACGCAGAAGGCAAGATGAACCTGTCTGTCAAAGATATTGAAGGAGAAATCCTCTCTATTTCTCAGTTTACCCTCTTTGCGGATACTAAGAAAGGCAATCGTCCAGCCTTTACAGGGGCAGCTAAACCTGATATGGCATCAGACTTCTATGATGCTTTCAATCAAAAATTAGCGCAAGAAGTGCCCGTTCAGACAGGTATCTTTGGAGCAGATATGCAGGTTGAGCTGGTTAATAACGGACCTGTTACCATTATCCTAGATACTAAAAAGAGATAA
- a CDS encoding nicotinamide mononucleotide transporter — translation MVVGIAIASGYLNSRLHKFVDWGLWTALVPFGLISVTNVGISMLSTRFTGKLSKWGNYFGIVNTILSGAIDYILGNKAAIITYPVTFLIYTFAIKKWKASQEGRPNQMSQKQVKLAAIIISIIAFLFAFVTNYIGYGGKMNLLAYVTTIAFALSLIANALNALKLTTQWGFWLIYNFVQLTKAGIQGNFANIGKYIFYILNAIGALFVWNDEEVR, via the coding sequence TTGGTCGTTGGGATTGCGATTGCATCTGGTTATCTCAACTCTCGCCTCCATAAATTTGTAGACTGGGGACTATGGACAGCTCTTGTACCCTTTGGATTGATTTCCGTAACCAACGTTGGGATTTCCATGTTGTCCACTCGTTTCACGGGGAAATTAAGCAAATGGGGAAATTACTTTGGTATTGTTAATACCATTTTGTCCGGTGCTATTGATTATATCCTTGGAAATAAGGCGGCCATCATTACCTATCCCGTCACCTTCCTCATTTATACCTTTGCTATAAAGAAATGGAAAGCTTCGCAAGAAGGCAGACCCAACCAAATGAGCCAAAAACAGGTAAAATTGGCGGCCATCATCATTTCCATCATCGCCTTCCTCTTTGCCTTTGTGACCAACTATATCGGATATGGGGGCAAGATGAATCTCCTTGCCTACGTAACAACTATTGCCTTTGCACTGTCCCTCATTGCCAATGCTTTGAATGCATTGAAACTAACAACTCAGTGGGGCTTTTGGTTGATTTACAATTTCGTTCAGCTGACAAAAGCTGGTATTCAAGGAAACTTCGCCAATATCGGTAAATACATCTTTTATATCCTCAATGCAATCGGAGCTTTATTTGTCTGGAATGATGAAGAAGTTAGATAA
- a CDS encoding metal-dependent transcriptional regulator, which yields MTPNKEDYLKCIYEIGIDLHKITNKEIAARMQVSPPAVTEMIKRMKSENLILKDKECGYLLTDLGLKLVSELYRKHRLIEVFLVHHLDYTSDQIHEEAEVLEHTVSDLFVERLDKLLGFPKTCPHGGTIPAKGELLVEINNLPLADIKEAGAYRLTRVHDSFDILHYLDKHSLHIGDQLQVKQFDGFSNTFTILSNDEDLQVNMDIAKQLYVEKIN from the coding sequence ATGACCCCAAACAAAGAAGACTATCTAAAATGTATTTATGAAATTGGCATAGACCTGCATAAGATTACCAACAAGGAAATTGCGGCTCGCATGCAAGTCTCTCCCCCTGCCGTAACTGAAATGATCAAACGAATGAAAAGTGAAAATCTCATCCTAAAGGACAAGGAATGTGGCTATCTACTGACTGACCTCGGTCTCAAACTGGTCTCTGAGCTCTATCGTAAGCACCGCTTGATTGAAGTTTTTCTAGTTCATCATTTAGACTATACAAGTGACCAGATTCACGAGGAAGCTGAGGTCTTGGAACACACTGTCTCTGACCTGTTCGTGGAAAGACTAGATAAACTGCTAGGTTTCCCTAAAACCTGCCCCCACGGAGGAACTATTCCTGCCAAGGGAGAACTACTCGTTGAAATCAATAACCTCCCACTAGCTGATATCAAGGAAGCTGGCGCCTACCGCCTGACTCGGGTGCACGATAGTTTTGACATTCTCCATTATCTGGACAAGCACTCACTTCACATCGGTGACCAGCTCCAAGTCAAGCAGTTTGATGGCTTCAGCAATACCTTCACTATCCTCAGTAACGACGAGGATTTACAAGTGAATATGGACATTGCAAAACAACTCTATGTCGAGAAAATCAACTAA
- a CDS encoding metallophosphoesterase family protein, with translation MTKIALLSDIHGNTTALEAVLADAQQLGVDEYWLLGDILMPGTGRRRILDLLDQLPITARVLGNWEDSLWHGVRKELDSTRPSQRYLLRQCQYVLEEISLEEIEVLHNQPLQIHRQFGDLTVGISHHLPDKNWGRELIHTGKQEEFDRLVTHPPCDIAVYGHIHQQLLRYGTGGQLIVNPGSIGQPFFLDAQLRKDLRAQYMILEFDDKGLVDMDFRRVDYDVAAELQLAKDLRLPYFEVYYESLVNGIHHTHHQEFLRELAQKEGCDRELDDWLKSGND, from the coding sequence ATGACGAAAATAGCTCTTCTTTCAGATATTCATGGAAATACCACCGCCTTGGAGGCTGTTTTGGCAGATGCTCAGCAGCTAGGAGTGGATGAATACTGGCTTTTGGGAGATATTCTCATGCCAGGGACAGGACGTAGAAGGATTTTGGACTTGTTGGATCAACTACCGATTACGGCTAGAGTTTTGGGAAACTGGGAAGACAGTCTTTGGCATGGTGTCCGTAAGGAATTGGACAGTACTCGCCCCAGTCAACGCTATCTCTTGCGCCAGTGCCAGTATGTTTTAGAGGAAATTTCCCTAGAAGAAATTGAAGTGCTCCACAATCAACCTCTTCAAATTCATCGTCAGTTTGGAGATTTGACGGTGGGAATTAGCCATCATCTGCCTGATAAGAACTGGGGGCGAGAGTTGATTCATACTGGCAAACAAGAGGAGTTTGACCGCTTGGTGACTCATCCTCCCTGTGATATTGCTGTTTATGGACATATTCACCAGCAGTTGCTTCGTTACGGGACTGGTGGGCAATTGATTGTCAATCCGGGTTCGATTGGCCAACCTTTCTTTTTGGACGCTCAGCTACGGAAGGACTTGCGGGCCCAGTATATGATTTTGGAGTTTGATGACAAAGGCCTGGTAGATATGGACTTCCGACGGGTAGACTACGATGTGGCAGCGGAATTGCAGCTGGCTAAAGACCTGAGACTTCCCTATTTTGAGGTTTACTATGAAAGTCTGGTCAATGGGATCCACCATACTCATCATCAGGAATTTTTGAGAGAATTGGCTCAGAAAGAGGGCTGCGACCGGGAGTTAGACGACTGGTTGAAAAGTGGTAACGATTGA
- a CDS encoding Rrf2 family transcriptional regulator produces MQIPSRFTIATHMLIIIALEGKESKVTSDFLAASVGVNPVIIRKILSQLKKAELISVARGTGGTEIVKDLKDISLLDVYQAVECLGKTGQLFSFHDNPNPNCPVGAHIHDVLDQKLERIQLTMEAELGQTSLEKVVADAESQMKD; encoded by the coding sequence ATGCAAATTCCAAGTAGATTTACCATTGCGACTCATATGCTGATAATCATTGCCCTCGAGGGGAAGGAAAGCAAGGTGACCAGTGATTTTCTGGCTGCTAGTGTCGGGGTCAATCCTGTCATTATCAGAAAGATCTTGTCCCAGTTGAAGAAGGCAGAGCTGATTTCAGTAGCGCGTGGAACGGGCGGAACAGAGATTGTCAAGGACCTTAAGGATATTAGTCTTTTAGATGTTTATCAGGCGGTCGAATGTCTTGGTAAGACAGGTCAACTCTTCAGTTTCCATGACAATCCGAATCCAAATTGCCCTGTAGGAGCTCATATTCATGATGTTTTGGATCAAAAATTGGAGAGAATTCAGTTGACTATGGAGGCAGAACTTGGTCAAACCAGTCTAGAAAAAGTCGTGGCCGATGCAGAGAGTCAGATGAAGGATTAA